The sequence ATGCATACCCACGCCTGGCATGGTAAAGCTCCAAGCGATGAACAATTGGAGACAGCATTGGCACAAAATCCAGAAACTTTAGGTGATTATTAATTCTTAAGACAACAAACATGACAAAATATATAGATCAAGGAAAAAATGATACTCGAAGTGGTTATGGTGCCGGAATGACGGAACTGGGAAGAACAAACCCAAATGTTGTTGCACTTTGTGCCGATTTGGTTGGTTCTCTTAAAATACAAACCTTCATTGATGAAAATCCAGAGCGTTTCTTTCAGATAGGAATTGCCGAAGCCAATATGATGGGTATTGCTGCTGGTTTAACTATTGGCGGAAAAATTCCATTTACTGGAACATTTGCCAATTTTTCTACGGGTAGGGTTTATGACCAAATTCGTCAATCAATAGCCTATTCGGATAAAAATGTAAAAATTTGTGCCTCCCACGCCGGTATTACACTTGGAGAAGATGGTGCTACCCATCAAATTTTGGAAGATATAGGTTTAATGAAAATGCTTCCGGGTATGACCGTTATAAACCCATGCGACTTTAACCAGACAAAGGCTGCTACTTTAGCTATAGCCGAACATCATGGCCCCGTATACCTTCGTTTTGGAAGACCCAAGGTGGCCAACTTTACTCCTGCTGACCAAAAGTTTGAAATTGGAAAGGCATTAATGCTCAATGAAGGTACGGATGTCACCATTATTGCAACAGGACACTTGGTATGGCAATCTTTGCTTGCTGCGGAAAACTTGGAAAATCAAGGAATCTCTGCTGAAGTAATAAATATCCACACCATAAAACCTCTTGACAACGAAGCTATTTTGGCTTCAGCAAAAAAGACAGGTTGTGTTGTTACTGCTGAAGAGCATAATTACCTTGGTGGCCTTGGAGAAAGTGTTTCCAGAGTATTGGCCTCACATCACCCTACGCCTCAGGAGTTTGTGGCAACACAGGATACTTTTGGCGAAAGTGGAACCCCAGAACAGCTCATGGATAAGTATGGTTTGAACAATAAAGCCGTTGAAGCTGCCGTTTTAAAAGTGTTGAAACGAAAATAATTTTTCGGTATCATCTTTGATATTCTTCAATCTATTAAAACGAAACACTTATGAAAAAAACACTTCTAATTGCAGTGTTGACCCTTATGGGGTCTGCTGTATTTGCACAAAGCGGCTCAGGATTTGGTATTAAGGCCGGACTTAGTTACAACAAGAACGGAGATTTAATTGGATCCGTTGGTGATGCCGGACAAAACATTTCTGAAGGCGCCGAAGGTAAAGCTGGTTACCATGTAGGTTTTTGGGGAAAATTGGATTTCCCAAAGATTTACCTTAGACCAGAACTGGTTTATTCTAAAACCAAAAGCTCCTATGATGTCAACGGCGATTCCAATGACTACGATATTTCAAAATTGGATCTTCCTGTTCTTTTAGGGTATAAACTAATAGGCCCCTTGCATATTTTTGCTGGTCCGGCTTTTCAATATACTCTAAAGAATGATCTAGGAGATATAGAGGTAGAAGATGTTGAAAATGATTTTACTGTGGGGCTGAATGCAGGTGTTGGTGTCAATCTTGGTAAAATAGGTGTGGATGTCCGCTACGAACGTGGATTCTCAGAAAATGAAGCAAGAATTATTTCCAATAATATTACAGATATTGATGGTCGCGTAGATTCAAGACCATCACAGATAATTTTTGCCTTATCCGTTAAATTATAAAAAAATAGATTTATAAATAAGAAAAAGGCCCACTTAAAAGTGGGCCTTTTTTATTTTAATTATTATCTGGTGTTCGTTGAACATCCGGATTTAGATAATCTTCTATATCTCCCGTACTAGGATAGGGAAGAATAATGTTCCCATCTTCATCTGAAATTTCATTCCTGGTGGAAACCCCATCACCATCATCATCCGCATCTTGAAAGTTTGCGAATGACACATTAATTGGTTCATCATCAGCATCCGTATTGTCATCATATAAATAACCGTTTCTATTTACATCTTCATCAATGGAAGGAATACCATCACCATCATGATCTGTTCTATTTAAAGTAAAAAGGTCTATCGTAAACATAAGAGGACTGTATTGGGGTATTACTCCATTTATTGTTGAAAATCCACCTAACCCCGATGGGAAGATTATAAGTCCAACACCATATCCTTCAACCTCCACGGTGCCATCTCCATTTTCAATTACACTTCCTCCTATTTTAAAATTCGGAATGCCTTCAGCAAACCCTCTAAACCCTTGCTGAAGATCTTGCAATCGAGCCAAATCAAACCAAACAGGATTATTCAGGGAAGCATCAAAAGAAGTTCCATCAAGAAGTTTTCCTTCATAGCGAACAAATACAGAATCCGCTACAGTAGGATTAGGTCCTGTACCAGCCCTGGCAGAAAGATAGTATATGGTATGTGGTATGTCATTTTCTTCTACTGTCAACCCATGTTCAAAAGATGAAACATCAATAGTAGCAGATTCAAGTTCATCTCTATCCCATAAAGAGGTTTTATCCGCATTTTCTCCTGCTATGGTATCTATTTTTATTCTAAAATCAAAACCAGCCGGTGGTGATGCAAATTCCTCATAATTGTAAAAATGAGTTTCTAAAAATTCTCTAATTTCTTCATCATCTTCTGGGGAAACATCTGCCAGCAATAAAGGTGGAACAGCTACAAGATCTACGTCATCATCATTTTTGCAAGAAAAAAGTAATACGACAAAAAACAAAGAAAGAAAAAACCCGTACTTCATCAAGTATATAATTTAGCTGCGCAAGATACAATTTTCCATTATTTTTGCTTCTTTCGTTAACAAAGATTTGCAGAGTTTATGCGCATTGATAAATACCTTTGGTGTATTAGATACTATAAAACCAGAAACGTTGCTGCAGTTGCTGTTAAAAAAGGGCATGTTAGAGTTAATGGTGCCGTTATTAAGCCTTCAAGAGAAGTTTATCCTATGGATAAGTTGCTTGTAAGAAAAAACCAAATTGATTACCAGCTAACCGTTTTGGATATTCCCAAAAGCAGGGTTGGAGCAAAATTGGTGGATATCTATAGAAAAGAAACCACCCCAAAAGAAGCTTTTGAGCACAAGGAACTTTTAAAATCTGCAAAAGATCATTACAGAAAGAAAGGATTGGGAAGACCT is a genomic window of Flagellimonas sp. CMM7 containing:
- a CDS encoding FKBP-type peptidyl-prolyl cis-trans isomerase, with the protein product MKYGFFLSLFFVVLLFSCKNDDDVDLVAVPPLLLADVSPEDDEEIREFLETHFYNYEEFASPPAGFDFRIKIDTIAGENADKTSLWDRDELESATIDVSSFEHGLTVEENDIPHTIYYLSARAGTGPNPTVADSVFVRYEGKLLDGTSFDASLNNPVWFDLARLQDLQQGFRGFAEGIPNFKIGGSVIENGDGTVEVEGYGVGLIIFPSGLGGFSTINGVIPQYSPLMFTIDLFTLNRTDHDGDGIPSIDEDVNRNGYLYDDNTDADDEPINVSFANFQDADDDGDGVSTRNEISDEDGNIILPYPSTGDIEDYLNPDVQRTPDNN
- a CDS encoding RNA-binding S4 domain-containing protein, with amino-acid sequence MRIDKYLWCIRYYKTRNVAAVAVKKGHVRVNGAVIKPSREVYPMDKLLVRKNQIDYQLTVLDIPKSRVGAKLVDIYRKETTPKEAFEHKELLKSAKDHYRKKGLGRPTKKDRRDIDGYLDESE
- a CDS encoding outer membrane beta-barrel protein, producing MKKTLLIAVLTLMGSAVFAQSGSGFGIKAGLSYNKNGDLIGSVGDAGQNISEGAEGKAGYHVGFWGKLDFPKIYLRPELVYSKTKSSYDVNGDSNDYDISKLDLPVLLGYKLIGPLHIFAGPAFQYTLKNDLGDIEVEDVENDFTVGLNAGVGVNLGKIGVDVRYERGFSENEARIISNNITDIDGRVDSRPSQIIFALSVKL
- a CDS encoding transketolase family protein, which produces MTKYIDQGKNDTRSGYGAGMTELGRTNPNVVALCADLVGSLKIQTFIDENPERFFQIGIAEANMMGIAAGLTIGGKIPFTGTFANFSTGRVYDQIRQSIAYSDKNVKICASHAGITLGEDGATHQILEDIGLMKMLPGMTVINPCDFNQTKAATLAIAEHHGPVYLRFGRPKVANFTPADQKFEIGKALMLNEGTDVTIIATGHLVWQSLLAAENLENQGISAEVINIHTIKPLDNEAILASAKKTGCVVTAEEHNYLGGLGESVSRVLASHHPTPQEFVATQDTFGESGTPEQLMDKYGLNNKAVEAAVLKVLKRK